The sequence AAAATCCTTAATTGTTCGATACAATTAGATGAATTCACTCTTTCAAATTCAATGTTAGATTATACACAAagtgtttacataaataataatgtaACAAAATTAGAACCATTGTCTTATATTCAAGCAAAAGAGATAATAGAATcacatacaaaatattataatgtatTTCAAACCATTACTTTAACAACCTTTGTAATCAttattataagcattttattgtACTTATGGTATAAATTTAAGAACATACTAAGAAAActtattgtaaaatatataaaaccaaAGGAAGAAACACCAAAAAGTACAGAAATTGTAAACGATCTACCCAATCAAATGAACATAGAAGAAAATGTAATGTTATACCCAAGATTATCGACCCGAGGACAGGCCAAATTCAACGGATGGGGGAGTGACATATCCATAGCACTACATACTCCTATGTACATatccacacacccacacatacatgCACACATTATGCAGTCACCCTCGAGACACCCTCtaagaaaatggaaaattactGAACTATAAGCAAGCCAGAGGAAATTtccatgaaacaaaaaaccacaGTTTATAGACTAAACAATTAGAACGAGCCGCTGTTCAGACTATCGGCACGTTCCGTTCAGGTACTCAGATTTCGGGACCCAAGTctggagtccaaagtccaaaTTTAGAGAATCACTCAATAGCAATAAGTCCCACTCACAAAAAGCTCTAAAGCTCAAAACCGAGGTATGATCGTAAATGAAGTAGGAGCTAGGAGCGAGTTCAGTTGAGATTTGTCAACAGCAAGTCGGTGTTCTTCcaaaatattgtaaccagtgtaaaagaaaattaaataaattttttttttataattcaCTTATGGTGTAGagatttaattatatatatttagttaataaaaacaagaaaggaaacTAGCATCAGCACGCCGAAGtttctatacccttgcaggttTCCGTGGGACCATTGTATGACAAAGCTTTCCGATTTTTAGTTaacttaaaattaattatacaaattgaaaaactttaaatttctctttatttaaactttttcCCGGCTCTCATGTCTTGTCGATATGAGCGTCCTCTTCTTAGTCATCGCTCTTTTATCCTCGTGCTTCATCGAATCATTCCGCGCTTGCTATCGATATTTACATGGCGCATTCTCTTGTGTCTAATATAACAgaatatttacaaaatatacaatttttttttgtcattcCTGTGGGAGCTATAGGATAAACATTTCCAATCCGGCTCGTTCCGACTTATACAATACCTGCAATAGAAATAAGACTCGCTCGGTGTGACATGTCAGAAggcaaaatgtttttttgtttctttttttgtgcCATAAACACTGTGCCGCTGtcgacgtcagcagagaagtcggcgcagcgtagaagacttcCGACGAAAACGGCCGcgcaaagagaggcagatattcggagattccctctctttctttgtcttacAAGCTGCCTGCTCGCAGAGCCAAATTTCGACCCATCCGTTACTTTTTTTTGCGTCTCTTAAGCTAGCGACTAAAATGTAGGCGGAAAATTTTTTATGGCGCAGCGACAtttgaatgccctaatattttaggagcattattgtactaaaaaacaactaatattgttttataaaagtaaattatttgatcaCTGACGCCGACCGGAAGAGATCCCCTGAGAGTTGCCTTTTACGTTGCTTAGCCAACACTGAAACAAGAATACCAGTCTTGTAGCGTAGAACAAGAGCATAAGCACGAACGAATGAATGTGGTATTCGGTTTTTCATACCTCAGTCTTGCCTCCCAGTCTCTTTGATCTCTCCAATCAGAATAAATCTGAGCGACAGATTTGGCTTACAATTCACCATTTCGTGTGACCGCACTTTGCTTTACAACATAGCCTCTCTAACGAGTTACAACATCAATAACAAATACTTGGCGCTACATTTAAATCATCCCCACCCCGGTGAATCAACTGCATTCACCATCCAGAATATCCAATCTGGAGATGGGACGCATGATTAACTTAGCTCGATCGCCATTGGTAATGCGCACCGACGCTCGTCGTGGGACTCCATCCGCTCCTGGGTACACTTTCTCCACGACGCCTTTCATCCATTCTCGACTAGGGATGGCCGGATCACAGATGCACACAAGATTCCCGGGGCGCATAGGCTCGACATGCTCGCACCATTTCTTTCTGCGCACAAGCGTTGGTAGATACTCGTGTACCCAACGATTCCAGAACCGATCTCTTATCATCCGTGCTATACGTCACTGCTTCCGAGTAGCCCATTTGACATTCTGCTCTACGCGATCTCACGGAAGGACCGGAACATTAGCTACTCCTCTTAGCAAATCGTTTGGCGTTAACGGTGTTTCCTGATTCACCGTAACTGGAAGATGGGTAAGTGGACGAGAATTAACAATATTCTCCGCCTCAATAAGAAAGCTCTCCAAGACATGTTTCTTTGGAGCCACCTCCTTCACAGTATGCGCTAGCACCTTCTTGACACATTGGACCATCCTTTCCCAGATGCCACCGGCAGCTGGGTTCACGGGACAGTTGAATATCCATTTGATTCCTTTTGATAACAGCTCATCCTGGATCTTTTCTGGTTCGAAGACATCAATGAACTTTCTGGCCTCACGATTTGCTCTAATAAAGTTCTTTCCATTGTCGCTCCTCAATCTTACCACCGGTCCACGGCGGCACATGAAATTCCTCACAGCGATGATGCAGGAATCTGTTGATAAATCGTGGGCTATCTCCAGGTGGACAGCCCTGGTGGTTAGACAAGTAAAAAGTGCGACCCACCTCTTCTCAGTGCGACGTCCAATCGTCGAATACAGCGGACCAAAGTAGTCCAAGCCGGTATACTTGAATGGCCAACCGTTCGGTTCCAGCCGGTCCTCTGGCAAAGAACTCATAAACGGCGGTATTGGTCGTACTCTCCGGAGTTTGCATACATTACAGCTTGCCATAACGCTCCGCAAAACTCTCCTTAAATTGGTTATCCAGAACCTTGTCCGGATCTCGATTATGGTCGCGTCTAGATTCTGGGTCTTCATCTTTCCGTGGTAGTGACGAGCAATCATCTCTGCTAGCGCGTGAGTTAACATATAAGTAGGTTCCTTGATGATTGTCTCCGAATAGATCCCGACCAAATTAAAAGTTGGTGTTTTCTGGTTTCGAGTTAAACCCAGAATGAATgtctttattttataattctTCGTTCAAACCTTATTGTTCACGTACAATGTGCTGACCTAGCGGAATGGATCTGTACTTGGACCGGATGCATATCTGGGGCTTGGACTCAGCAGTGGCCGCGGTGTTTGTTTGGTTGGCAACTTTGTTGCCAATCAAGTGTTTGTTTCTAGCTGCTTGCCAAACGTAGGGGCTTAGGTGGGGAACCGCCGATGGAATGTGCTGAGGTGGTAACTCCTCTTTCCTCAGACTGAACTACCGACCATAGTGGAGCGATGGTTGGTGTGAAGGTGACCGGTGGAGCAATGGTTGGCGTGAAGGTGACCGGTGGAGCAATGGTTGGCAAGTGGTGTATCTGGTGTGAAGGTGGTCGTCCTTTTTGAACAGGCGGCCACGGCCAACACCACTATCAGTAACACGGTTAGCATTGTATACGTCGCTGTTGTGTGTATTGTTGTTCCAGCTTGTATTTTGTTGATTTGTAGCTTCGTTTCGATGTCTATCATCTCTAGCTCGTGTATTCCTAATTCTTGGGTTGTTATATTCTTCTTAATGGCTTCGATTTGAGGTATCTCCAATTTTAGCTTTGTTGTGCCAAGTCTCTCTACCACCTCGTACTGGACGTTGTTCACCATGGTTCTGCATTCCTCAAATGCGATTAATGCCGATCCATTCACCGTTCTCTCTTCTCCGCAGTCCATTTGCAGCTTTACGTTTTCTCCATTGAAAATTGCAATATATCCTTCTTCTGGTTCAAAGATCCTGGTTTTGAACCCAGCATCCCTTGTTTCGCAGTCCGCTTCCTTTCCGCTGATCAGGTTTTTTAGACAATTTTCATTTATCTGATTTACAATTTTGTTGTTCTTACATGTATACAAATTTCTAATTTTTTGACATTTGTTTTTGTAGTAGTACATTTCGTCGTTATTCATTACCACGTATTCTGGCGTTATTACAAATTCTGTCTTATTCATAGGTAGGGATATAATCCTCTGTAAAGAATACGTTCCTTTCTTAAAAATGGGTAATTTTATCGCAAATATTAAATCTGTCTTATTCATAATCGCTTTGAATTCTAGAAATTCGTACATGTGCTCTTCCGATATTATGTGTATGCCCTGTTCTTCTAGTTCTTGTACGCTTTTAGCTGTTTCCTGTTTGTCGAATAtgaattttgaaattaatcCGATTTTTGCCAATAACAAACTTTCGGCTAcatcatttatatttaatcCGAGCATGTCTATTGTTACTGAAATTCTGTCGATGTATTCTAACCTATAAATTCTCTTATCTTCATCTAAAAATGTTTTGCTTATTCCGTTTTTGTAATTGTTAATAAATGTCGTTACTCGCCTTTGCTCATTGTTAATATATTTCGTCAAGTTCTTAAACCTTATCATGAATTTAGTTCCTATCCTCTCTTGTGAACTCAAATTCTCCTTCAATCTTCTTTCCTCTTCCTGCATCTTCCTTATCTCCTCTTCTAACCTTTCTGCGTCTTCCGCGTCTAAGTTCCCTGTTATGGATTCAACAACAGATCCTAATCCATTGATTAGTCCTCTTGCTTTCCTCTTCCTGGGGCATATTGCCTCTAATCTGTTCTTGATCATCTGTAATTTGTTTTGCAAAACCCTAACAAGGTCTCTGGTTTCCGAGTCTTCAACTAACTCTGTAAGTGTTCGTTCTAACTGTTCTATTGTATCTTTATATTCTTGTAATTTTACCACGTATACCAATGTTTTATGTGCTTGTATTATCCTTGCTTCGCCTAGATTTATTTGTGCTAGTGGCTCTTCCCTTAGCAATGGTCGGATCTCAAGTTTCCTTTCTGCTGCCATGATCCTGGCCCACCTGTAATTATTGTTCAGATTTGTTAGTCTCCTGATTTTTTCTTTATGGATTTTTTGTGGTTTAGTAGAAGTTAGTGTGAGGCCGTTGTCTCCCATCACCTTGTGTTTCGAAAAACGAGGAGTTAATTTATCCCTCCTGTTTTCCTTCCTAAATATTATGTCTCCTGGTTGTACTGTGACCGGGCTTTGTCTGTCGACATTCGCCGCCTCTATTCTTTTGTTCTTTTCTTGCTGAACCCCTTCCTTAATTTTTTGATAAAGCTCGGCTTGAAACGCATTAATCTTCTGTAAATACTCGTGGTCGTTGTTAAAGGACACGCTATTCAGGAAGTTATGCGTTCTCCCTGTGAACAACTCTTGCGGTGTTAGTTTCGTCGCTGAATGAATGGCATTATTATAAGTTATAAATGCCTCATCCAGGACTTCCTCATGTTTCTTTTTCTTCCTTGTCTCATTTATTAGCCTATATATTTCTGTAATCGTCGAGTGCAGTCTTTCGGCCGTGGAATTGCTCGATGATTGCTGAAAGCATGTAGTGTGTAGCTCTAATTCGTATTGTCTACAAAAATCCTTGAACATCCTTCCGTCAGACTGTACTTTATCTTATTTGGTTTCCTATCGTACTTCTGAATCTGGCAACTGTCacaattatttattgtttgtgTAATTGCCTGTTTCATGTGTAAGAAAAACACCCTCCTTTTGAGGTGAGCTAACATTTCGTCTATCCCTCTATGGTTTCTCTACTCGTGATATTCCTTAATAACCTGTTCTTGCTCGTTTTTCTCCTTTATATCCGGCAATAAGACTGTACATCTTATTGCCCTATACAACTTACTGTAAGCAAAGTATTTGCAATAAACGTTTTGGATCACAATCACCAGATTTTCTGGGATCAATAGCGCCACCGTTCTTTTAGGTTTTAGGATTTGTTTTAACCTACGACCAATTGTTTCCTCATCAAAACAATTTTCCGTCCAAGTTATTCTTAATTTGTTCATGAATGGGACTCGTTTATCTATTCTCCCTACTCTACCTTTCTGTATGACCATCTGAATGTTATACTCGTTTAGTGGTTTCTCCGATATTGGGAATCCCAACTGGAGATCTTCTCCAGCAGAGTAGATTGTTTCTCCATTGGTCGCCATCTCTGAGGCATCTTCCAACACATTGAGCTCCGGTTGAATTCTGCTCAGTGCGTCAGCCACCACATTCAGAGAACCCTTCTTGTATACAATCTCGTAATCGTACTCCAACATTTGGAGTCTCCATCTCACCAGCTTGGAATCGGGTTCCTTGACGCTCATTAGCCATGTTAATGGCCTATGGTCCGTGACTATCTTGAACTTCGTGCCAAATACATAATGCCTAAAATGCTTAATCGCCCAAATCATGGCGAGCATTTCTTTTTCTATTGTGGCACAGTTCACTTCTGATTCTGACAGGGTTCTACTagcgtatgctattggtctgTCCGTTCCCAAATTTCCTTGGGATAGGACGGCGCCAATAGCATAATTACTTGCATCTGTGGTGAGTATGAAAGACTTATCAAAGTCAGGAAACTGTAAGATTGGATCATTGCACAGTAAGGTCTTGCATAGCTCAAATGCATCTTTGTATTCCTGGTCCATCTGCACAGCCTATTTTCCTTTTAACTGTCTTGTCAATGGCTTTGTTATAGCCGCGAAATCCCTAATGAACTTCCTATAGTATCCTAACAGACCTAGGAACGACTTTATCTGCTTCCTAATTTTGGGAATCTCGAATCTTTTTATCGCTTCGATTGGGTTCGGTCTGATTCCTTTCTGGGTTACTACGTGTCCTAAGTATTCCACctctttctttaaaaatgcTGTCTTGTCTAATTGCAACTTGAAGTTTGCCTCCGCAAGCTTCTTGAAGACTTTTTCCAAATCCGTTACGTGTTCTTGCAGGGATGTCGAGTACACCataatgtcatccatatatatAAGACAACACTTTCCAAGCAACTCTCCGAAAATATTGTTCATTAACCTTAGAAAGGTTGCTGGGGCGTTATTTAGCCCGAACGGCATTCGGACATACTCGAAGTGACCCCCCTCTGCCGAGAAGGCAGTTTTCGGGATGTCTTCTTGCTTCACCTCGATCTGGTGGTATCCACTCGCCAGATCTAATGTTGAGAAATATTTAGCCCTACCCAAGCTATCTAATACGTCATTGATTAATGGCATAGGGTATCTGTCTTTAATTACCTTCTCATTGAGTTTTCTATAGTCCACCACCATTCTCCATTTCCTCTCTCCAGAGGCATCCTTTTTCTTGGGCACCAGCCACACCGGCGCACTCCAAGGAGAATGGCTATGTCTAATGATTTTCTGATCTAACAGCTTTTCTAGTTATCTTCTCACCTCCTGTCTTTCTTGGAAAGCATACCTGTACGGTCGTCATTCGTTCTAATTTGATGCTTGACCGCATTAGTGAATGACAAATGGTCTCCTTTTTTATGGAATACTTTCGGATATTTCTTACAAATTCGTTGGAGCTTTTCAAGCTCCTCTCTATTTAAGTGTTCCGTTCTGATCTTATCGAATGGTATCCTTCTATTTTCATTGTCTGTCTCCTCTATATTGTTGAGCTCGAAATGTTGGTCAGTTTTGAATTCAACACCTTCCAACGGGTGCTCCAAAAATAGTTCCTGGTCTTTCCCTGCATAGTTTGTTATTTCAACCAGGCTCCTTCCAGCCACTGCCCTATAAATTCCTTCTGAAATTATCAAATCCTCCTTTACTATTGTTTTGTTTAACAAAAAATCCCCATCGGTTACTTGTACCGGAAGAGGAATAACTGTCTTTGTCCCTGCTTCTATTGAGTGGACCTCGCTGGGCCTATACTTAGCGAAATGTATCTGCAATTCTGTGTCTACCGTACGGAACCGACCTTTCTTAATATCGATCACGGCTTTCATTTGTTGCAGCAAATCTATACCAATtaaaccttcaaaaaattgATGGAATTTGAAAAGTAATAACCTCAATTTTCCTACTCCTCCGAATTCTCTGAACATTGTTACATGTGCTTCTTGCAGAAGAGTGTGGGACTGTGTAATTCTTTTAATGGCTATGGGGTCTTTCAGCTCCTTCACGTACTGCGATTGAGCTAATTCGGGACGAATGAAGGAGTAAGTAGATCCTGTATCAATTAGTAACTTTATTGTTTTTTGTGGAGTGATTTTGATCTTTACATATGGTAGGGTGGAGTGGCCCCTTCTAGTTCCTAAATATCCTGTTGGTTGTTCGAGGCTGATTGCGAAAAATTTGCTTCATCCTCTTGAATATTATGTAACTGACCGCTTGTCGACGGTCGATTTCCGCCCCTCTCTGAGTTGCTGCTCTGAGTCGAATTATATGACCGTCTTGAATCGGTCGAGTTATTCGACTGCCTTGAATTGTTCGAATTATATGACTGCCCAGAAAAGTTCGAATTCCTAGACATTCCAGTCTGGCCACTGCCTTCTGCGTCACCAGCCGCTTGGATGGCTAGCTGGCCCTCTCTAGGCTTGttgttgttataattattgttTCCATACCACTGTCTGCCTCGACTATTCTGTCCATAACTCCACTTATTAttcttgttttaataatttcgGTATGGTCTTTGATAGTTGGAAGTTTCTCCTTGATTACTACTGTCTGTCCTGAATGGGTTCCCCATCATTGGATACGGAAATCCAAGTCCTGGCCTTCCATTCATATTTGGTACCGGAAACGGCATTGGGAACTGCGGTTGGGCATTTGCTGCCCACCGGTATTGAGACCACATGCCAGTTTGCGACTCCGGCCCTGGATTGTCTTGTTTGTCCAGCTCCTGCTTCGGAGTTACTTTACCCTCTTTGGTCTGGGTTTCGGTCAGTCCCTGGCCCTTTGCCTCTTCCTGTGCTTCTTGTAAGGTACCCAAGTTCTTCTCTCTACAAGCAATTTCGTATGCCTTGGCTATATTGGGCACCCCCATGTTTCTGATAGTTACCCCTATTGGCCCTTCAAGGCTGAAACGAAGGCGTTTAACGCCATTTCTTCATACCATTTAATCTTCTCGCTCCTCAACAAGATGCCCTGCTCATTGGATTTAATCAGGCTCACTAGGGCCTTCTTCAGGGTCATCACTTTCGTGTATAGGGTTTCCAAATCTAATTTCTTTTCCTTAATATGAGTCAACTCCATAATCAAATCCGTCTCGGATCTCTCATCTTTGAAATGAgtaattaatattttctttatttgatCCCAATTTAATTCCGACTCATCCAAGTCAAGGACTTTATCTGCTGGTCCTATGATCTTACTCCTTACCGCTCTAAGAGCGTTTATTCCTATATTCGATCTTTCCTCCCCTCTTATGAGGCTCAGTACCTGTTCCACTGCTCCTATAAAACCGTCTAACTTTCCTGCCTCTCCTTCATACTTCGGAATGATTTCTACCAGGTCTATTACCTTGATAGCTTCTAACACGCTTGTTGTTGCCATTGCTGTAGGCCTTCCTTCTTCTGCCATTGGTTTATGGATTCAATTGCTTTGTGCTTTTGCGTCTACTTTTAACTTTGTTTTTGCTTCTCGCTTATGTATGTGTTTGTTTCTTAATTAATAGTGTTCTTAAAtttgtatgtgtgtgtaattgtgtatttattttatcgttTTAGTTATATATGTTATCTTCTGTTTTGTTGGTAGTGTGTCGTGGTTCAACGAGCTTTCGTGTGGTGTAATGGAGTTCTggaattaatataaaaatgagTCCTTTTCTCTTAAtcgatatttaaaaaaaatatcaacaaTGGGTCtcaaaattttattatttatttcttattattgttattgctTCCCTGTCTTCCTATCATCCAAACTCATCGAAATAACTACGATTGCtgtatatttaatttttatttatttaattatttttatttatatgtctttttttttatacccttgcagagggtataatgatttcagtcagaagtttgcaacgcagtgaaggagacgttcccgaccccataaagtatatacattcttgatcagcatcaatagacgagtcgatctagccgtctgtccgtgtgtccgtctgtccgtccgtttctacgcaaactagtctctcagttttaaagctatcgggctgaaactttcccaaaagtcttatatcttttgcaggtattatataagtcggaaccagccggatcggacaactatatcttatagctcccataggaataatcggaaaaaaaatgttaaaaaattatatctttggtgttttttagcatattacctcctttccttggaaacaacattttttaattagttttgaatttcgaattaaattttatcaaaatcggaagactatatcatatagctgccataggaacgatcgtaaaattggtgggaaaataatatgaaacaaattatagcttcggtgttccttaacatataacctcctacgcttggaaataaaattttttaattagttctgaatttcaaatttattttatttaaatcggacgactaaatcatatagctgccataggaacgatcgtaaaattggtgggaaaataatatgaaacaaattatagcttcggtgttccttaacatataacctcctacgcttggaaataacattttttaatta is a genomic window of Drosophila suzukii chromosome 2L, CBGP_Dsuzu_IsoJpt1.0, whole genome shotgun sequence containing:
- the LOC136116567 gene encoding uncharacterized protein, with amino-acid sequence MIARHYHGKMKTQNLDATIIEIRTRFWITNLRRVLRSVMASCNVCKLRRVRPIPPFMSSLPEDRLEPNGWPFKYTGLDYFGPLYSTIGRRTEKRWVALFTCLTTRAVHLEIAHDLSTDSCIIAVRNFMCRRGPVVRLRSDNGKNFIRANREARKFIDVFEPEKIQDELLSKGIKWIFNCPVNPAAGGIWERMVQCVKKVLAHTVKEVAPKKHVLESFLIEAENIVNSRPLTHLPVTVNQETPLTPNDLLRGVANVPVLPKKWCEHVEPMRPGNLVCICDPAIPSREWMKGVVEKVYPGADGVPRRASVRITNGDRAKLIMRPISRLDILDGECS